tgagaCTGACAAAGGTATCTTCCTTATTTATGTAATCTAATAAGTAGCAAGTGGGCAGTGAAGCCCAGAGCTACAATGAGGCTATTAATTGTGGGATGAATTCTGTTTCAGTTCAACTGATTTGGATAGAGCCTGGTCCAAAGTCTATTGTGCATTAGTGCTGGTAGTATTTACAGACCTCCTTCCTAATAGAGAAATTGTACAGGGAAGGGGATCAAACACTTCATAATGATGATGTATTGATATTTGTGTCTACTTATAAAAATACCTCTCCCAACTTTTACCTTTAATTGTAAATAGTCAGGAAGAAGTTGAAGAGGTGCAGGAAGGTTGAATATTTGACTTCTTGATGGCTAGTGCCACCTGAAATTATTCCTTCAGCAATCCCCCTAAGAGGGATCAAAGACTGGACCTTAGAAAGAAGACAGTAAAAAATAAAGTAGTTTATAAGTTACCATCAAGGCTTGTTTGTTGTTCAAATGAATGCATTTTTCTCTTCATCCTTCCTCCTCTTACATTTGTATTGGTGACCGCAGCTTGACAAACATCAGGTCTAGTGAAAGACAGACACACATCAACTTCATAaatgaaactgaattttttttccttcctctcaTATTTGAGACAAATACACTgataatttatgttattttattaagCATTAATACTGAAGAAATTGATTGCTCATAAAATGAAAGACTTTGAACGTCAGCTCTTACATTTGTAATTCTAATGTTtcggaaatttattttaatcaaagaaactaACCAACCAGAGTTGCACCCTGACAGGCCCTCTGATGTCACTCATAACAAATTGATGTCTTTGGGCAACTTCCATGACTTTTCTTACATTAAAGCTTTTTAACACTAGGTTCCCCATATTTCTGAAACAAGAGCCTTCAGGGACTCTGTGATTTTTCTAAGTGCACAGCATTGCCAACAAGGTTGACCAAGAAATTTCACGAGGTGAAACTGAATGACAGATCAGGAAAGTTATTAAGAGCCTGTGATTTAATTATCAAAGAAATGTTACGAAGAAACAATCACCTTTGCTGTGTTTCTTCCTCATCAATCTTATCTACTGCAGCATTGATGTGATGTGCTAGACAACCCATCTGTCCCTGAATCTATACAGTTGTGAAGCAGAGACATGTGAACTTACATCAGTCACAATTCATTGTGAAGATAATAGTCATTGTCACTATGTCTTTCAGGGAGGTTTTCCATCCTAAAAATTATTACAGACTGATACATTTATGTACCTCAGTGTTGAAACCTAAAACTGGGGCAGTTTTAAATAAGGTTGAGAGAATGATCATGATATGTCCTAATTACTTACCTCTTTCAACAGGAAGCGAGTGGTAAACTTTCCAATAAAGGACTTGTCGGGATAAGCCTATAGCAAGAAATATCATTTACTTAACATATTATTTCTCTATGCAATCTCACCCCAGATTCACAtataaggtcacgagaataaagaaaatgattgcaaaccaaggaagctttgattgttaaatgaattctccttgtcagtatcaaaATGAATGTACAGAGATGATTGTAGggaatatagatactgatattagggtgtaaagggttaagaaaaggCAAAGTTCAACTTCATGACCATCAATGACAACTGTATCCAAtaaaaattagatattttttcaaaatatatgaATGACTGATATGCTCTGAAAGGCTGCTAATATTtctaaagagagagaaaaataaaagtttatcaGGATATTGTATTTACTCTATTGCCTTGTTTTCCTTTATAAAATTACATATTGAAGTactgtattttattttatataggctcagttatgcatgcattctgattggttctcatttatgatctattggaggacagacgcatagatgacatcatcattaaaactttttttaattctttattatataaaacaaatagattccaagttgccgtgcatctgtttagtaatagatcgcagaggatgtcaaaatgtggtaagaacatcattgacacacttggctgtgccttgtgtgccacttttttgttcttaccacattttgatgtcatctgtgatctattactgaacagacgcatggcaacttggaatctatttgttaaatagagaaCAGGTGAGTATTTGGGAAATATTTAATACCCTGTAGTGATGGTACAAACCTTTGCAGACTCCACCAATGCATTACTGACAGCTTTGTTCATGCTCTCTAGATTGGCAAAGATCTCAGTGAAAGGGCCCATTTCTTTCATGAAGTAATCTAGATAGAGTAAGCAGGGACATCTCTCATAAATAGCAGGTCTAATGGTTATTCTGTGCTATACATGTAAATAAGTGACTCTTGGCTCCCTTCttgagtagaaaaaaaattgaaataaatgcaATGATCACCTAAACAGACAGTTACTCTTTACACACTAAGAATGATATGCATCTTTCCCACACTATTCTTTATATACTTCTGATGgcactgaaaaggaaaattgttcaacaatcaaggagttcttgagtttgtgatcatttcctttgctctTGTGACCTTAGTATTTTATTCAGGGGTAATGTTGTTTTGAGAAGTTGGATGTTAGTCACTCATGAGGGTTAGGAGGCCTATTTTTATGTTACAGTACAAAGCTAATCTTTGAACGAGGGCAAGCATAACATCCATATCCATACAATGGAATAGCCAAAtgtttttggattaaaaaaaatacaattatcCAACAAAATTGCCACTTTAATCCTAATTTAGCTGTTATTATGCGACATTTGGTGGAATACTTACCACAAAGCTCAGAAGTATCCAAATTactaaaatgataacaaaaaatgctttattttaaaatagaatTGTAACAGAATTGAGCAATTTGGACACTTCTCAGTTTACATTATGGGAAGAGTGGGGTTCAGTATAAAGGATTGAGTcgaatttctaaagaaactatgaaGCACAAGTAGAATTTCCAGAGAGCAGATGATGTTTACTTACAGaagagaacaacaaaaagaaaaagaaaatatagcAGTTTACTTAGTACTTCTTATGTAAGCATTTGGGTTTCAGAGACCCTGCAATTTCTACAACTTTTATGCTTATATGTAATGATTGGCTTTGGTGTAATTCTTAAATGAACAGTGGTTTGCAATGAAAGAAGGTAATTGTTCCAGCCctcatttgcatatttttggACATTGATATATTGCACAGGGCGTGATGTGTATTTATCATAGTGAATCCTTAATCAGATCGTGTCCTGAACTTAATCACGCGCTGCAAGGAGCCTTTAAAGTTCTATAAACACCTATTTAATTTCTCATCTACAATCATGTCCTTACGTACTTTGTGTTGTGTGTATCGATGTCGTGGAATAATTTTTCCAAATCTTCGTTCGACAAGATTCCATCGCTGAAGAATGCCTTGAATTCCTCCAGAGACAGAGCACCATCATCTGTTTTTTAAACGAATCGGTAACAGATTAATTGTCTGTAAATGTGTATAACTAGATCAGCTAGCTCCCGAAATTGTTAAATCGACCGGAAGTGACCTCCAACATCATATTTATCGACAATAATTTCGCAAATTTTCGCACAAATATTAGTATGAAAAATAGGACCCCTCACCAGTTTTATCTGCTCTTCGAAACACCTGCAGGAGAAAATACAAAGCTCTGATTTAATATCAATAGACATGTGGAACGAGAAAATTGTAAACTGAACACATACGTCCAAAAAGATCGACCTTCCCGGGGGCTGTTCCTCCAACATTCCCGCCATGATCAACGTTACTGGGCTTACCGATATCCACGATCTAGTCCGAAGATTTCCGGAAAAGTTTTCGGAACGAGTTCGAACAAAATGGCGGCCATATCATCATCTCCAGTTGTCCAAGCGATCGATCAGAAATCTATTCACCAAATTTGCTCTGGTCAGGTTGTTTTAAGTATTGCAACTGCAATGAAAGAGCTTGTTGAAAATAGCTTGGATGCTGGAGCCACCAACATCGAAATCAAACTACGAAATCATGGCGCTGACGTTTTAGAGGTTATCGATAATGGCTCTGGGGTAGAACCCCACAATTTCGAAGCGTTGACTTTAAAGCATCATACCTCGAAGCTAAAAGATTTCTCCGATCTCGCAAGCGTGGAAACATTTGGTTTCAGAGGGGAGGCACTAAGCTCCCTTTGTGCGCTGAGGTATTTGTGAAGGGGACGCTGTTTGGTGTTGGCGGGAAACTAAATTGGTTATTTAACGTCCCTTACGACTGAATGTTGTCGATAGCTTGCAATATATCTGTAAATTCGTCACTAGAACCATTTGACAGGTCAATAACCAAATCTTTAGCTAAGAGAGTGAGGGTGATTGTGCTAACAATGGAAGGTCGGGGTGTAGTCAAGAGGAATaggggaaggggtggggaatggggtggggggggggagtatGGATTGGTGGGATCTTTTGATCTCATAGTTTTATTTTGACTAGTGCCTCAACCAACTTGGTATGGGGCTTCTTGTATTGTAGTGCTCAATTAAAAGAACAGCAAAAAGGTCACAGAAACAAGTCATTTTACATGCCATTGGGGTTCAAGAACTGGGTAATGAGAAAACGATACCACATTTTTAAGGAACCACAAGCCATTCAATTTGCCTGATGTATTCTTCTCTCTCTCCACAGCAAACTTATAATAGTGACACATCACTCGTCCCAGACTGTGGCAACAAGACTAGAATATGATCACAATGGAAAACTGCTTTCCAAGAACCCTTGTGCCAGGGCTGTTGGCACCACAGTGTCAttagaaaaccttttttcaactttacctGTGCGCCATAGAGAGTTTCTGAGAAACATCAAAAGGGAGTTCTCAAAACTAGCACATGTCCTTCAAGGATACTGTCTTGTAAGTACAGGTGTGAGGATAATGTGCAGTAATCAAGTGGAAAAGGGAAAGAAGACAACAATTGTGTCAACAAATGGAAGTGATCAGGTGAAGGATAACATAACCTGTGTCTTTGGACCAAAGCAGGTATGTGTAGTGTGTATTTCCCTGACTGGTATAGTACAAGGTTGTTAAAAAAGCTAGTAGGTACCCTGTGGTATCTCCTCAAATAAAACTCCTAACTTAGAGTTTGACACTGAGATACTATGGTACCatcacaaaattttttctgCCTTTGGGTACTGCACCCCTGACTTGACTTTGAACATCAATGCAGTAATTGGACTTCACATTCACTTTTCTCACATGCGATTGCAAACCAGGGTGAATTTCACTCTTGGAGcccattgttttaattttcttatgaCCATGATGCACCCTCCTGAAATACATCATGACAGTGTACTGCAGGAGGCCTTTGCCAACCTCTGACTGACTATTAACCAACTTGCTATCTTGTTATTACAGTGACATCATGAATGATAAACAGTTATTAGTGAGCCTATACACTAGCTGTTTCAGCATGAAATATCTGGTTGAGTACAGTTCAGTTTTACCCAGTTTAACTCTATGTGGTGTTTATTTGTGACACTCTTCTCTCTATGATAACATAAAATGACGTTTGAAAGATAACTCTGTATTGACAGACAATTATTGACTGTCTTGCTATCTGATACATTGACTAAGGCTTCCTTGAGTACTCTTGATGCCTCAAGAGGAGTTCCCTAAATGTACAGCCAGGTGCTCTTACATACTCTTAAGTGGCTAACTGTCCTGCTTTGATACCTTCACACCCAGGGGTGGTTTTATTTCACCTTGGTGCCACAagattttgatttattaaaaccAGCAAGTTCCTGTAGGCTCCACTCTCAGAAGCCCTTAAACTACTTATTCAGGTGCTCTCACGCTCCCTCCAGTTGCCAACCCTTTTGCTCTGATACCTTCACACCCAgtcatgattttatttttccttgaaaccATGACATTTTGGTTTATTCAAACTAGCGAGTTCTTGTAGATCTGTAATTCTATAAGTTCTCACACCTACTCAGGCAGTTATCATGTAATTatatcttatttcttttttgtggaTTGATAACACTCTGCGACCCCATGTTGTTGCCTTCTCAAAGTGctttttgatttaattttgttaaaccGAAATCCCAAATACGAAATCACGGCAGCTGATCAGAACAGAGGAACACCTCGGGACTTAGTGCTAAATCAAATGACACAAAGAAAACCAGCCTCGCATTCCAGAAAAATTGAGTGTTCAAGTTCTGGTTGATTCCAGTTTTGCTTCCGATTGGTTGAGGAGAAGGTGCGAGGTTTTGTTTTGGGCACCAATCAAAAACTTTAGGGAAGCAAAAACACCACAGTCCTGTATTGCCGTCCTTCGCGTTAACTTGAAGAtgtaatgtttatttctttaggTACAAACTATAATGGCTTTTGAACAATCAGCGCCAAACGAAGAGGATTGCAATGAAATCGGCCTTGATGCAGCGAAAACTGACATACAGAACAATCCCTTCCATATCACGGGCTATATTTCAAAACCAGATCACGGCATGGGACGTAGTAGTGCTGATCGTCAGTTTTTGTACATTAACAAAAGACCTTGTGAACTATCCAAAGTGCTCAGAGTCATAAATGAAGTTTATCACACTTACAACAGACATCAATATCCTTTTGTGATGCTAGATATTACCTTAGCAAGAGGTGAGTTCTGATTACAAAGATTATTGTTATGTACCAAGCACATACAATACAGTGAAACTTATTTTTACCTGACACCCCAAGAGACCCTCGCTTCGCATCCGTTCAATACAGAACCTGTGCAGTGTTGAGGTCGTAAAAAATCAATGGTGGCAGTGCCCAACTAGAATATGGGAGGCACtggttcgaatcccgtcgacACCTGATTTTTTTAGGCCTCTTTTCTGTAATTGCTGAAATGGTAGTTCGCCTGCGGGGATCATTTCATCCGCAGGTCAAATTAAAGCTATTTCTTTTCGAATTGTTACGTAATAAAATCTTAAAACtgacctttttgtttgtttgttttgttagtcaattaaccctttaacttccgtgggtgacaaagacagaatttttcctcacTATATTTCTACCATATCatgtagacaagtgatgagaattaagaaaaatatcaattatgggattactaactgatccgataccaaattctccaaactaacataatgagatcgtttggcagacaataaggagaatcattgatgagatcttgggagctaaagggttgaTCACATAATAACGTTCattgaaattatattaactGTGAGCAGGCTCACTTTGTTGCCACGGCACGAGCAGCGAAGCTCGCGTGTCATATTTCTCGTGCCGGGCTCTTCACAGACCTCTCGCGCGCTTGTTCCGTTCGTTGGCTCGAAATTCGTGGGCTTTGCCGCGCATGCCGCTGCGTTAATATATAATGAAAGCCTGCTCGCAAGCTGAAATATATGTTTTTATGGATTCTTCTGACAGATGGA
This region of Pocillopora verrucosa isolate sample1 chromosome 3, ASM3666991v2, whole genome shotgun sequence genomic DNA includes:
- the LOC131782043 gene encoding N-terminal EF-hand calcium-binding protein 1-like, with translation MAGMLEEQPPGRSIFLDVFRRADKTDDGALSLEEFKAFFSDGILSNEDLEKLFHDIDTHNTNNLDTSELCDYFMKEMGPFTEIFANLESMNKAVSNALVESAKAYPDKSFIGKFTTRFLLKEIQGQMGCLAHHINAAVDKIDEEETQQRPDVCQAAVTNTNVRGGRMKRKMHSFEQQTSLDANQQAMRHGLSLEVDRLSELIDKLENKVKFDVIDEEEVEVGKEQSVVLVSRKFQVKAEKEFRSNLKSYVASSSLADGCLHLGIRTISGTNTFVVYEIWASSEDLNRHFSSDTSKTFMHGNIDCMEQPEEYQKMAVPASWWRTTNN